A window from Drosophila subobscura isolate 14011-0131.10 chromosome O, UCBerk_Dsub_1.0, whole genome shotgun sequence encodes these proteins:
- the LOC117896915 gene encoding alpha/beta hydrolase domain-containing protein 17B encodes MFSISELCCMFCCPPCPGPIAAKLAFQPPEPTYKLTPADDTNIRYNLQLFDRAEWQYSEREKSKVEAFFTRTSRGNLITCIYVRCSKNAKYTLLFSHGNAVDLGQMSSFYLTLGSQINCNIFGYDYSGYGMSGGKPSEKNLYADIEAAWQAMRNRLNISPETIILYGQSIGTVPTVDLASRHEVGAVILHSPLMSGLRVVFRNTKRTWFFDAFPSIDKVAKVKAPVLVIHGTDDEVIDFSHGIGIYERCPKTVEPFWVEGAGHNDVELHPQYYERLRKFLSVELIK; translated from the exons ATGTTCAGTATAAGTGAGCTATGCTGCATGTTCTGCTGTCCACCCTGTCCTGGACCGATAGCGGCCAAACTAGCTTTCCAGCCTCCGGAACCAACATATAAATTAACTCCAGCTGATGACACAAATATAAGATATAATTTACAACTCTTCGACCGCGCCGAATGGCAGTATTCTGAACGGGAAAAATCGAAAGTAGAAGCTTTTTTTACTCGGACGTCGCGTGGCAACTTGattacatgcatatatgtcCGGTGTAGCAAGAATGCTAAATACACGTTATTGTTTTCGCATGGAAACGCGGTCGATTTGGGGCAGATGAGTAGCTTTTATCTCACCCTTGGGTcccaaattaattgcaatatATTTGGGTACGACTATTCGGGATATGGCATGAGTGGAGGAAAGCCCTCCGAAAAGAATTTATATGCAGACATTGAAGCTGCTTGGCAAGCCATGCGAAATAG GTTAAACATTAGCCCAGAGACAATAATTTTGTATGGTCAGAGCATAGGAACTGTGCCAACAGTTGACTTGGCTTCGCGTCACGAAGTTGGGGCTGTGATACTTCATTCGCCATTAATGTCTGGTCTGAGAGTGGTATTTAGAAACACAAAGAGAACTTGGTTTTTTGACGCTTTCCCTAG TATTGATAAAGTGGCTAAAGTTAAGGCTCCGGTTCTTGTTATTCATGGAACTGATGACGAGGTCATTGACTTTTCTCATGGAATCGGTATCTACGAGCGGTGCCCAAAGACTGTGGAACCATTTTGGGTTGAG GGCGCTGGCCATAATGATGTTGAACTGCATCCACAATACTACGAACGCTTGAGAAAATTTCTTTCAGTGGAACTCATCAAATGA
- the LOC117896914 gene encoding uncharacterized protein LOC117896914 isoform X1 gives MARTHHRRSGGEHQSPPSSPWLYWIISAVIVIATSCLLYVLFSAQKSAHDGYQSGQPLVPATRLLAERGAGDQSWRDSETAAAAAVATAEEKASRCHFCSQPMYMKNAFNQIGLQVQNQDRALAQMAEALNRNRKFRSVALMGPPGVGKTMTATALIKSFPWPENVRTYSWNSKGSGKDDVSKFRKLREFMHGLSGCGMNLHIIDDLTVDNPDMVPIYNEMLLRRESEGTKDKGTASETVIVVYIFNLKPKDLENQLKYLQKLSPDTTSVVFRCFEPKDLKSCLENELKAANYKLSEEAEIKVLEGAQQNLAVSGCKSLKALVQQLGEPVTSN, from the coding sequence ATGGCTAGAACACACCACCGTCGGTCAGGGGGCGAGCATCAGTCTCCTCCCAGTAGTCCCTGGCTGTACTGGATCATTTCGGCTGTCATAGTGATCGCAACATCATGTCTTCTGTATGTTCTCTTTTCCGCCCAGAAGTCTGCACATGATGGATATCAGTCTGGACAACCACTGGTGCCTGCTACTCGGCTACTCGCTGAGCGAGGAGCTGGCGATCAATCGTGGCGCGACTCCGAaacggctgcagcagcggcagtggcgaCCGCAGAGGAGAAAGCTTCTCGTTGCCACTTCTGTAGCCAGCCGATGTACATGAAGAATGCCTTCAACCAGATTGGCCTGCAAGTACAGAACCAGGACAGAGCCCTAGCCCAGATGGCGGAAGCACTAAACCGCAATCGTAAGTTTCGTTCGGTCGCATTAATGGGTCCACCCGGCGTCGGCAAGACCATGACGGCCACGGCTCTAATAAAGAGTTTTCCATGGCCCGAAAACGTTCGAACCTACTCGTGGAACTCAAAAGGGTCGGGTAAAGACGATGTGTCCAAATTCCGCAAGTTGAGGGAATTTATGCACGGTTTGTCCGGTTGTGGTATGAATCTGCATATTATTGATGACCTTACTGTGGATAATCCTGACATGGTACCAATATATAACGAAATGCTATTAAGGCGCGAGAGTGAGGGAACTAAGGACAAGGGAACAGCATCTGAAACAGTTATAGTAGTCTATATATTCAACCTGAAGCCCAAGGACTTGGAAAATCAGCTTAAGTATCTGCAAAAGCTTTCACCCGATACAACGTCAGTAGTCTTCCGATGCTTTGAACCTAAGGATCTCAAGTCCTGCTTGGAGAACGAACTGAAGGCTGCCAATTACAAGCTAAGCGAGGAGGCAGAAATCAAGGTTCTCGAGGGAGCGCAGCAAAACTTAGCTGTATCTGGATGCAAGTCCCTGAAAGCACTAGTTCAACAGCTGGGCGAGCCAGTGACATCCAACTGA
- the LOC117896914 gene encoding uncharacterized protein LOC117896914 isoform X2, translated as MARTHHRRSGGEHQSPPSSPWLYWIISAVIVIATSCLLYVLFSAQKSAHDGYQSGQPLVPATRLLAERGAGDQSWRDSETAAAAAVATAEEKASRCHFCSQPMYMKNAFNQIGLQVQNQDRALAQMAEALNRNRKFRSVALMGPPGVGKTMTATALIKSFPWPENVRTYSWNSKGSGKDDVSKFRKLREFMHGLSGCGMNLHIIDDLTVDNPDMVPIYNEMLLRRESEGTKDKGTASETVIVVYIFNLKPKDLENQLKYLQKLSPDTTSVVFRCFEPKDLKSCLENELKAANYKLSEEAEIK; from the exons ATGGCTAGAACACACCACCGTCGGTCAGGGGGCGAGCATCAGTCTCCTCCCAGTAGTCCCTGGCTGTACTGGATCATTTCGGCTGTCATAGTGATCGCAACATCATGTCTTCTGTATGTTCTCTTTTCCGCCCAGAAGTCTGCACATGATGGATATCAGTCTGGACAACCACTGGTGCCTGCTACTCGGCTACTCGCTGAGCGAGGAGCTGGCGATCAATCGTGGCGCGACTCCGAaacggctgcagcagcggcagtggcgaCCGCAGAGGAGAAAGCTTCTCGTTGCCACTTCTGTAGCCAGCCGATGTACATGAAGAATGCCTTCAACCAGATTGGCCTGCAAGTACAGAACCAGGACAGAGCCCTAGCCCAGATGGCGGAAGCACTAAACCGCAATCGTAAGTTTCGTTCGGTCGCATTAATGGGTCCACCCGGCGTCGGCAAGACCATGACGGCCACGGCTCTAATAAAGAGTTTTCCATGGCCCGAAAACGTTCGAACCTACTCGTGGAACTCAAAAGGGTCGGGTAAAGACGATGTGTCCAAATTCCGCAAGTTGAGGGAATTTATGCACGGTTTGTCCGGTTGTGGTATGAATCTGCATATTATTGATGACCTTACTGTGGATAATCCTGACATGGTACCAATATATAACGAAATGCTATTAAGGCGCGAGAGTGAGGGAACTAAGGACAAGGGAACAGCATCTGAAACAGTTATAGTAGTCTATATATTCAACCTGAAGCCCAAGGACTTGGAAAATCAGCTTAAGTATCTGCAAAAGCTTTCACCCGATACAACGTCAGTAGTCTTCCGATGCTTTGAACCTAAGGATCTCAAGTCCTGCTTGGAGAACGAACTGAAGGCTGCCAATTACAAGCTAAGCGAGGAGGCAGAAATCAAG TGA
- the LOC117896034 gene encoding uncharacterized protein LOC117896034 yields MSMQELVLQKHSGSYYAAQPISSEQPKIEFSTKSCENGYKKLNKKDDSLPINGLKSNGFLVSRLKQQPNISPTLPVLFPHLPMNANLYINSQHTQLSDRYLNNKTSQKVDTNDVKGAISSRSLHAVNQVSSMSSTVIFSCEKSDNLNGSESNETDVLKTNLESETPKHLGTCSAKIHDSLSPVCLTKGNSIKRGTDEPTQVCYQPKSVLGKEKSGLCSKTTNNRKKTSLNAVMISDENNINSFKYGGSQVITPFFIKPDNQLTCHVTQNISKSEQTSPNNIEMGKANFVYDLSHDQNTKQRSTGCLLYPSNPWIRKPDINHKVSSKEEKPLHLFQNIDPWVKRETDCPLELSRFQTEYACQDKPVSYTKNIPFPEINKTKNCMQPTLNNIKKANDNHVLLDKPGLLFATFSSQNGSYSYKLSTNSQTKSGSFTLDRLGDISNPLSSNASKTVNENDVSFPCRNGQEKLQIHADNLQSRHSFSSISTKCKEELPLNIRRLSEQIYKPSLTTMVPLSISDLDIRNIPASEKASNPQSLSIGIHTPELFHGNKHISEQHASCHKDLISLKLSPKKVKPFSSTHKPDTLLETTC; encoded by the exons ATGTCGATGCAGGAGTTGGTGTTA CAAAAACATTCGGGCTCTTATTATGCAGCCCAACCAATCTCCTCCGAGCAACCGAAAATCGAATTTTCAACCAAATCCTGCGAAAATGGATACAAAAAGCTAAATAAAAAAGATGACAGTCTGCCAATTAACGGTCTGAAATCAAATGGATTTTTGGTTTCTCgattaaaacaacaaccaaataTTTCCCCGACACTTCCTGTTCTATTTCCACATTTACCgatgaatgcaaatttatacataaatagtCAACATACTCAACTATCAGATCGatatttaaataacaaaaccTCCCAAAAAGTCGATACCAATGATGTCAAGGGAGCTATTTCAAGCAGATCCCTCCATGCAGTCAATCAAGTTTCATCCATGTCATCAACAGTAATTTTCAGCTGTGAGAAATCAGATAATTTAAATGGGTCCGAATCAAATGAAACAGATGTTCTTAAAACCAATTTAGAATCTGAAACTCCAAAACATCTCGGTACCTGCAGTGCCAAAATTCACGACTCCCTTTCCCCAGTATGCCTCACGAAAGGTAATAGCATAAAAAGAGGTACGGATGAGCCAACACAGGTATGTTATCAACCAAAAAGTGTGCTTGGAAAGGAAAAATCAGGACTATGTTCCAAAACGACgaataatagaaaaaaaacctctCTAAATGCCGTAATGATTTCTGATGAAAACAATATCAATTCCTTTAAGTACGGAGGCTCTCAAGTGATAACCCCATTTTTTATAAAGCCAGACAATCAATTGACGTGTCATGTTACTCAAAATATTAGCAAATCCGAGCAAACTTCTCCAAATAATATAGAAATGGGTAAAGCTAATTTTGTATATGATTTGAGTCATGATCAAAATACCAAGCAAAGAAGTACTGGCTGTTTGCTGTATCCTTCGAATCCATGGATTAGAAAACCCGATATTAACCACAAAGTTTCCTCTAAAGAAGAAAAACCTTTGCACCTATTTCAAAATATCGATCCATGGGTCAAACGTGAAACGGACTGCCCATTGGAACTATCACGGTTTCAAACAGAATATGCCTGTCAAGATAAACCAGTTTCTTACACtaaaaatataccttttccggaaattaataaaacaaaaaattgtatgcaaCCAACATTAAACAATATTAAAAAGGCTAATGATAATCACGTTCTTTTGGATAAGCCTGGGCTGCTGTTTGCCACATTTTCTTCCCAAAACGGTTCATATTCATATAAATTAAGTACAAATTCCCAAACAAAATCTGGAAGTTTTACACTGGATAGATTAGGGGATATCTCGAATCCGCTGTCAAGCAATGCCAGTAAAACAGTAAATGAGAATGATGTTAGTTTTCCTTGTCGAAATGGTCaagaaaaattacaaattcacGCAGACAATTTGCAATCTAGACATAGCTTTTCATCAATCTCTACCAAATGTAAAGAAGAGTTACCCTTGAACATTCGTAGACTTTCAGAGCAAATCTATAAGCCATCACTAACTACAATGGTTCCGTTGTCAATAAGCGATTTGGACATACGTAATATCCCTGCTTCTGAAAAAGCGTCTAATCCACAAAGCCTTTCGATTGGAATACACACACCAGAATTGTTTCATGGAAATAAACATATTTCAGAGCAACATGCGAGTTGCCATAAAGACTTAATATCTTTAAAACTTTCccccaaaaaagtaaaacccTTTTCAAGTACTCATAAACCGGATACTTTGCTAGAAACCACCTGTTAA
- the LOC117896035 gene encoding uncharacterized protein LOC117896035 codes for MARTHHRRSGGEHQSPPSSPWLYWIISAVIVIATSCLLYVLFSAQKSAHDGYQSGQPLVPATRLLAERGAGDQSWRDSETAAAAAVATAEEKAARCHFCSQPMYMKNAFNQIGLQVQNQDRALAQMAEALNRNRKLRSVALMGPPGVGKTMTAAALIKSFPWPENVRTYSWNSKGSGKDDVSKFRKLREFMHDLSGCGMNLHIIDDLTVDNPDMVPIYNEMLLRRESEGTKDKGAASETVLVVYIFNLKPKDLENQLKYLQKLSPDTTSVAFRSFEPKDLKSCLENELKAANYKLSEEAEIKVLEGAQQNLDVSGCKSLKALVQQLGEPSN; via the coding sequence ATGGCTAGAACACACCACCGTCGGTCAGGAGGCGAGCATCAGTCTCCTCCCAGTAGTCCCTGGCTGTACTGGATCATTTCGGCTGTCATAGTGATCGCAACATCATGTCTTCTGTATGTTCTCTTTTCCGCCCAGAAGTCTGCTCATGATGGATATCAGTCTGGACAACCACTGGTGCCTGCTACTCGGCTACTCGCTGAGCGAGGAGCTGGCGATCAATCGTGGCGCGACTCCGAaacggctgcagcagcggcagtggcgaCCGCAGAGGAGAAAGCTGCTCGTTGCCACTTCTGTAGCCAGCCGATGTACATGAAGAATGCCTTCAACCAGATTGGACTGCAAGTACAGAACCAGGACAGAGCCCTAGCCCAGATGGCGGAAGCACTAAACCGCAATCGTAAGCTTCGCTCGGTCGCATTAATGGGTCCACCCGGCGTCGGCAAGACCATGACGGCCGCGGCTCTAATAAAGAGTTTTCCATGGCCCGAAAACGTTCGAACCTACTCGTGGAACTCAAAAGGGTCGGGTAAAGACGATGTGTCCAAATTCCGCAAGTTGAGGGAATTTATGCACGATTTGTCCGGTTGCGGTATGAACCTGCATATTATTGATGACCTTACTGTGGATAATCCTGACATGGTACCAATATATAACGAAATGCTATTAAGGCGCGAGAGTGAGGGAACTAAGGACAAGGGAGCAGCATCTGAAACAGTTTTAGTTGTCTATATATTCAACCTGAAGCCCAAGGACTTGGAAAATCAGCTTAAGTATCTGCAAAAGCTTTCACCCGATACAACGTCGGTAGCCTTCCGATCCTTTGAACCTAAGGATCTCAAGTCCTGCTTGGAGAACGAACTGAAGGCTGCCAATTACAAGCTAAGCGAGGAGGCAGAAATCAAGGTTCTTGAGGGAGCACAGCAAAACTTAGATGTATCTGGATGCAAGTCCCTGAAAGCACTAGTTCAACAGCTTGGCGAGCCATCCAACTGA
- the LOC117896924 gene encoding uncharacterized protein LOC117896924, translated as MSSPIPFVATKIEIFRKRHNRWWKIVPIILLNSLAGIFANGNLSVLFTTNIDVLQMEKSIRLQNQKLFIKKTKLVNETDRERRKEPTQEGFINDFRNSRIFDLSRNVVPNHEQQNVIQANFRGQSTKPKSSNGSITKLKNSANNENHLYLNMLEGQLPALSIKIKMPFRENTALLLNHYKVKISRIITDTTTRDALQITVELINKGLAAKEFVINVCNCQQSYGILRPISVKKILFPYVGESVTFMLPLIIGLRKNIKFSCDVVVKTSMIRIAAEAGSKILKQPNANMASVAKRTMDIKIHSRCFCVWRCRCHCLDKLETYINFNVCEKLNYNSESDAGLLLNCPPAEQRNDICIMESSSANNSTKSNNSVLFKILRFALFILMVLLGLGFLKAVFGFCIKSINKFGFNAIQPGMIFECTSTTRIFLVNCFFFICIPFVVWCKCFRPKVEDLMAASSEWLCNPQAKDENSKENELDCKRRLLSGYQETGHSMTENVIRALMPVHETDLFEDEKQDDDESTAYILEVLEESKNSLSRLVKL; from the exons ATGAGTAGCCCTATACCTTTCGTTGCAACTAAAATCGAAATTTTCAGAAAGCGTCATAATAGGTGGTGGAAGATTGTGCCAATCATTTT ATTAAATAGTCTGGCTGGAATATTTGCAAACGGAAATCTTTCCGTTCTATTTACTACAAATATAGATGTCCTACAGATGGAAAAATCAATACGGCTccaaaatcaaaaactttttattaaaaaaaccaaattagtAAATGAAACAGATCGGGAAAGGCGAAAAGAACCGACTCAAGAAGGATTTATTAATGATTTCAGAAATTCTCGTATCTTTGATTTATCCAGAAATGTTGTACCGAATCACGAACAACAAAACGTTATACAAGCTAATTTCAGAGGACAGTCAACAAAACCTAAAAGTTCAAATGGTTCCATAACCAAGTTGAAAAATTCTGCAAATAATGAGAACCATTTGTACTTAAATATGCTTGAAGGACAATTACCAG CGCTTAGCATTAAAATCAAGATGCCCTTCCGAGAGAATACAGCTTTATTATTAAATCATTACAAAGTAAAAATATCTAGAATTATTACTGATACCACGACAAGGGATGCTCTTCAAATTACGGTCGAACTTATTAATAAAGGACTTGCAGCGAAAGAATTTGTCATAAATGTTTGCAACTGTCAACAATCCTATGGGATATTAAGACCAATAAGTGTTAAGAAAATACTATTTCCATATGTTGGAGAATCTGTAACATTTATGTTGCCTTTAATAATTGGTTTAaggaaaaacattaaatttagTTGCGATG TTGTTGTAAAGACCAGTATGATAAGGATCGCTGCGGAAGCCGGGTCAAAAATCCTGAAACAGCCCAATGCAAATATGGCCAGTGTAGCAAAGAGGACAATGGATATTAAAATACATTCAAGATGTTTTTGTGTCTGGAGATGTCGCTGCCATTGCCTTGATAAATTGGAAacttatattaattttaatgtttgtgAAAAATTGAACTATAATTCCGAAAGCGATGCAGGGCTTCTGTTAAACTGCCCACCTGCAGAGCAACGAAATGATATATGCATCATGGAGAGCAGTAGTGCTAACAATAgtacaaaatcaaacaattcggttttgtttaaaattcTACGCTTTGCTCTTTTTATATTGATGGTGCTGTTGGGTTTAG GATTTTTAAAGGCTGTTTTCGGATTTTGTatcaaatcaataaataagtTCGGGTTTAATGCTATTCAGCCGGGAATGATTTTTGAATGCACTTCTACAACAAGAATTTTTCTAGTTAAttgtttcttctttatttgtataccatttgttgtttggtgCAAGTGCTTTAGACCAAAGGTCGAAGATTTAATGGCCGCTAGTAGCGAATGGTTGTGTAATCCTCAAGCTAAGGATGAAAACTCTAAA GAAAATGAACTTGATTGCAAACGCCGTCTTTTATCTGGCTATCAGGAAACCGGACATAGCATGACCGAAAATGTTATCCGTGCACTTATGCCAGTACACGAAACTGATTTATTTGAAGATGAAAAACAAGACGATGATGAAAGTACAGCTTATATTTTAGAAGTATTGGAAGAGAGCAAAAATTCGCTAAGCAGATTAGTAAagttataa
- the LOC117897938 gene encoding LOW QUALITY PROTEIN: endothelin-converting enzyme homolog (The sequence of the model RefSeq protein was modified relative to this genomic sequence to represent the inferred CDS: inserted 2 bases in 1 codon) — MTADSSARNVFRKNGVASLGSTHGRNLITTANPSGGSSASLLQKQLSFKTPVGSKQVCKSDEIEIVDSSNIENFNAGYNKNSIIGWICCAPCIWFRTSAAVHKMAITSATLLVTTLLVASPILFLISTAPSPLPRDCYMEGDRCSSPVSAPPECMDVICESVASSIQARLNWNKDPCTEFKKFSCWRNTRNKNITNLIEMGNSQKSVDTQMLFLFQNKSMDGSFKILHNLFESCLQQTTNSTVMHRVFDTLGGYQPVGSTGPTSIAPLIANIYELGPSPLVDLYYDLSYGRRPHILLIISGPSTSSTILEHKIRWISPKAPPSRIRQGLPKLLSDLIDNFLPHFVSYDQRISEKETIFEFVKDLNKMQVEYSRRGFWDSSVLYNISILQDMYPVLNWTLLIPQNWSGPIVVRNGDYLKALQHFLTKYPTRVAHNSLLLLSAIEILPRDYPSPEVCTRSTMWALPELASALYIAQHSSDDLKDTTKRAEIIFKSLKAHLKRAPSLKGAALVKLSALKIQSQTWEGFSNVTDLVKSLESLNINSECWFQNILEIYKKNKLVPNEINMRTGSHDAWAYPIVSTIFYDTLSHSIVVPLSVILIPYFNAALPPYLHYASVGVSIAKEILRSITKSFDEKAMRCVPHSVNIFSNYSRMDILIHSGGMQISYHSMLSLTGPIKGMARLPGLSLTPTQIFFLVSGQELCAESNYLGIDINAPEFDNILGWLVAQGGSATEVFKCPSGSMINIXKTCNVL; from the exons ATGACAGCTGATTCTAGCGCACGTAATGTATTTCGAAAGAATGGTGTTGCCAGCTTGGGGAGTACTCACGGTCGAAATCTTATTACAACGGCAAATCCATCCGGTGGAAGTAGCGCATCCCTACTCCAAAAACAATTATCTTTTAAAACACCCGTTGGTTCGAAACAAGTCTGCAAATCCGATGAAATTGAAATAGTTGATAGCTCCAACATCGAAAACTTTAATGCGGGATATAATAAG aacAGCATTATTGGATGGATATGCTGTGCTCCATGTATATGGTTTCGAACCTCTGCGGCTGTTCATAAAATGGCCATAACATCTGCAACCTTATTAGTGACTACTTTGCTTGTAGCGTCACCCATATTATTTTTGATCAGTACGGCACCGTCCCCCTTACCCCGAGACTGCTATATGGAAGGCGACCGTTGCTCATCACCCGTCTCAGCACCACCCGAATGCATGGATGTAATTTGTGAATCAGTAGCTTCCAGTATTCAAGCCAGACTTAATTGGAACAAGGACCCTTGCACAGAATTTAAGAAGTTTAGTTGCTGGCGGAATActcgaaacaaaaatataacaaaccTTATTGAAATGGGAAACTCTCAAAAAAGTGTTGATACTCAAATGCTGT TTTTATTTCAGAATAAATCGATGGACGGCAGTTTTAAGATAttacataatttatttgagAGCTGTTTACAACAGACCACCAACTCAACAGTAATGCATCGCGTATTTGATACTTTGGGCGGATATCAACCAGTTGGCTCAACAGGTCCTACAAGTATTGCACCTTTGATAGCTAACATTTATGAACTCGGTCCAAGCCCATTAGTTGATTTATATTATGATCTAAGCTATGGAAGAAGACCTCATATTCTTCTTATAATCAGCGGTCCAAGCACATCGTCAACTATCCTAGAG CACAAAATTCGTTGGATCAGCCCAAAAGCACCCCCAAGCCGTATTCGCCAAGGACTCCCAAAACTTTTATCCGATTTGATTGACAATTTTCTCCCACATTTTGTATCTTATGATCAAAGAATatcagaaaaagaaacaatttttgaatttGTGAAGGATCTTAACAAG ATGCAAGTTGAATATTCTCGACGAGGATTTTGGGATAGTTCTGTGCTGTATAATATATCCATCCTGCAGGATATGTATCCAGTT CTAAATTGGACACTATTAATTCCACAAAACTGGAGTGGACCCATAGTTGTCAGAAATGGTGATTATCTCAAAGCTTTACAACACTTTCTTACAAAATATCCGACCAGAGTAGCACATAATTCATTGCTTTTGCTAAGTGCGATAGAAATATTGCCAAGGGATTACCCAAGTCCTGAAGTGTGTACTCGGTCCACCATGTGGGCTTTACCTGAATTAGCATCAGCTTTATACATAGCGCAACATTCGTCTGACGATTTAAAGGACACTACAAAACGG GcggaaataatatttaaatcattGAAAGCCCATTTAAAAAGAGCGCCTTCTTTAAAAGGAGCTGCTCTTGTAAAGTTATCCGCGTTAAAAATACAATCACAGACGTGGGAAGGATTTTCAAATGTTACCGACTTAGTAAAGTCGTTAGAAAGCTTGAATATAAATTCCGAATGTTggtttcaaaatattttagagatttataaaaaaaacaaactagTTCCCAATGAAATTAATATGCGTACAGGATCACATGATGC ATGGGCATATCCTATTGTATCAACTATATTTTACGATACACTAAGCCATTCAATCG TGGTTCCCCTTTCAGTCATCCTCATACCGTATTTTAATGCAGCGCTGCCGCCCTATCTTCATTATGCATCTGTTGGCGTTTCCATAGCCAAGGAAATTTTGCGCTCTATAACAAAATCATTTGATGAAAAGGCAATGCGTTGCGTTCCACattctgtaaatattttttcgAATTATAGTCGAATGGACATTTTGATACATTCAGGAGGAATGCAGATATCATACCACTCAATGCTTTCATTGACTGGTCCTATCAAAGGAATGGCGCGACTACCTGGTCTAAGCTTGACCCCAACACAAATCTTCTTTTTAGTTTCCGGTCAGGAACTATGTGCTGAATCTAATTACTTGGGAATCGATATAAACGCTCCAGAGTTCGATAATAT aTTGGGATGGCTCGTAGCTCAAGGGGGAAGTGCGACTGAAGTTTTCAAGTGCCCATCTGGATCAATGATTAATAT CAAAACATGCAATGtgctttaa